The following coding sequences are from one Microbacterium sp. SORGH_AS_0969 window:
- the nadB gene encoding L-aspartate oxidase produces the protein MTTVVVVGSGIAGLTAALHAAENGCHVTIVTKGALPDTNTRWAQGGIAAVTHPADSVVSHAADTHTAGAGLTDAAAVDVLVGEGPARILELVSRGVTFDRTPEGDFARGLEAAHSVPRVLHAGGDATGAEIQAALGAAVRAADLPVREHALLRDLVVEGGRVTGIELDGGERLDADAVILATGGAGQLYAHTTNPLGATGDGIAAALRAGAAVADLEFIQFHPTALAVGAPFLVSEAVRGEGAVLIDDAGRRFCFDAHPDGELAPRDVVARANARAMAAQGDRPVRLDATALGAERLAQRFPTIDAAVRARGLDWAREPIPVTPAAHYLMGGIVTDLDGRTSVPGLYAVGETARTGVHGANRLASNSLLEGAVFGARAGEAVTEEGTWPVAPASAALEHVEAAADAPPFSREALQQVMWAHAGLVRDTAGLDHASGLLAAWAASPSPRSIEDANLLLVARHVVAAARSRTASVGAHFRADAPATASVPPVQEAFAC, from the coding sequence ATGACCACGGTCGTCGTGGTGGGCAGCGGTATCGCCGGTCTCACGGCGGCACTGCACGCGGCGGAGAACGGATGCCACGTCACGATCGTGACGAAGGGCGCTCTTCCCGACACGAACACGCGGTGGGCCCAGGGCGGGATCGCGGCGGTCACCCACCCCGCCGACAGCGTGGTCTCGCACGCCGCCGACACGCACACCGCGGGCGCCGGGCTCACGGACGCCGCTGCCGTCGACGTCCTCGTCGGCGAGGGGCCGGCACGGATCCTCGAACTCGTTTCGCGCGGGGTGACGTTCGACCGGACGCCGGAGGGCGACTTCGCCCGCGGCTTGGAAGCCGCGCACAGCGTTCCGCGCGTGCTGCACGCGGGCGGGGACGCGACCGGCGCCGAGATCCAGGCGGCTCTGGGCGCCGCGGTGCGCGCCGCCGATCTACCCGTGCGGGAACATGCCCTTCTGCGTGACCTCGTGGTCGAAGGCGGTCGCGTCACGGGGATCGAGCTCGACGGCGGCGAGCGTCTCGACGCCGACGCGGTGATCCTCGCGACCGGTGGCGCCGGACAGCTGTACGCGCACACCACGAACCCGCTTGGTGCGACCGGGGACGGGATCGCGGCAGCCCTGCGCGCCGGTGCCGCCGTCGCGGATCTCGAGTTCATCCAGTTCCACCCCACCGCCCTCGCTGTTGGGGCTCCGTTCCTCGTCTCCGAGGCCGTCCGCGGCGAAGGTGCCGTCCTCATCGACGACGCCGGGCGGCGATTCTGCTTCGACGCGCACCCCGACGGCGAGCTGGCGCCCCGCGACGTCGTCGCCCGCGCCAATGCCCGGGCGATGGCCGCGCAGGGCGACCGGCCGGTTCGCCTGGATGCCACCGCGCTCGGCGCCGAGCGGCTCGCGCAGCGCTTCCCCACGATCGATGCCGCCGTCCGCGCACGTGGGCTCGATTGGGCGCGGGAGCCCATCCCCGTGACGCCCGCCGCGCACTACCTCATGGGCGGGATCGTCACCGACCTCGACGGGCGCACGAGCGTCCCCGGTCTGTACGCGGTCGGCGAGACGGCGCGCACGGGCGTCCACGGCGCGAACCGCTTGGCATCCAATTCCCTGCTCGAAGGGGCGGTGTTCGGCGCGCGGGCCGGGGAGGCCGTGACGGAGGAAGGCACGTGGCCGGTCGCGCCGGCATCGGCCGCTCTCGAGCACGTCGAAGCCGCCGCGGACGCTCCCCCGTTCTCGCGCGAAGCCCTCCAGCAGGTGATGTGGGCGCACGCAGGGCTCGTGCGCGATACTGCCGGCCTCGACCACGCGTCCGGGCTCCTCGCCGCCTGGGCCGCTTCCCCGTCCCCTCGCTCGATCGAGGACGCCAACCTTCTGCTCGTCGCCCGTCACGTCGTCGCCGCGGCGCGCTCTCGCACCGCCTCGGTCGGCGCGCACTTCCGCGCCGACGCTCCCGCCACGGCATCCGTCCCGCCCGTTCAGGAGGCCTTCGCATGCTGA
- the nadA gene encoding quinolinate synthase NadA, with the protein MAATLITLQPRPAIDPSVDHAIQAIVSGASTDATCTTDLAVGPWDFDTRPGYGPGSSMGDVIPTGSPRQGELPAEYREASDDELDERIRAAKATLGDRVVVLGHFYQREEVVRHADYVGDSFQLANAAKERPEAEAIVFCGVHFMAETADLLSRPDQAVILPNLAAGCSMADMADIDQVEECWEQLEDVLGDLETPDADGLVPVIPVTYMNSSAAIKGFVGRHGGIVCTSSNARTVLEWAFARGRRVLFFPDQHLGRNTAKAMGVPLEQMPMWNPRKPLGGSTAEVIEDSRVILWHGFCSVHRRFTVDQIEKARAEHPGVRVIVHPECPMDVVDAADEAGSTDIIRKAIAAATEPTTFAIGTEINLVQRLAAQYPQHEIFCLDPVVCPCSTMYRIHPGYLAWVLESLVAGQVVNRITVPADVAEPATVALERMLAAKPNGAVK; encoded by the coding sequence ATGGCCGCCACCCTCATCACCCTGCAGCCCCGCCCCGCGATCGACCCGAGCGTCGATCACGCGATCCAGGCGATCGTCTCGGGCGCGTCGACCGACGCCACCTGCACGACCGACCTCGCCGTCGGCCCCTGGGACTTCGACACGCGCCCCGGCTACGGTCCCGGCTCGTCGATGGGCGACGTGATCCCCACGGGCTCCCCGCGACAGGGCGAACTGCCCGCGGAGTACCGGGAGGCGTCGGACGACGAACTCGATGAGCGCATCCGCGCTGCCAAGGCGACCCTCGGCGATCGCGTCGTCGTGCTCGGCCACTTCTATCAGCGCGAGGAGGTCGTGCGGCACGCCGACTACGTGGGCGATTCGTTCCAGCTCGCCAACGCGGCGAAGGAGCGTCCCGAGGCCGAGGCGATCGTGTTCTGCGGCGTGCACTTCATGGCCGAGACCGCCGACCTGCTCTCACGCCCCGACCAGGCCGTCATCCTGCCGAACCTCGCCGCCGGATGCTCGATGGCCGACATGGCCGACATCGACCAGGTCGAGGAGTGCTGGGAGCAGCTCGAAGACGTCCTCGGCGATCTGGAGACCCCGGATGCCGACGGCCTGGTGCCGGTGATCCCGGTGACGTACATGAACTCCAGCGCCGCCATCAAGGGATTCGTCGGCCGTCACGGCGGCATCGTCTGCACCTCCTCGAATGCGCGCACCGTGCTCGAGTGGGCTTTCGCCCGCGGTCGCCGCGTGCTCTTTTTCCCCGATCAGCACCTGGGCCGCAACACGGCGAAGGCCATGGGCGTTCCGCTCGAGCAGATGCCGATGTGGAACCCGCGGAAGCCGCTCGGCGGATCGACGGCCGAGGTCATCGAGGACAGCCGCGTCATCCTGTGGCACGGGTTCTGCTCGGTGCACCGCCGATTCACCGTCGACCAAATCGAGAAGGCGCGCGCCGAGCACCCCGGTGTTCGCGTGATCGTGCACCCCGAGTGCCCGATGGACGTGGTGGATGCCGCCGACGAGGCGGGATCGACCGACATCATCCGCAAGGCCATCGCCGCCGCCACCGAGCCCACGACCTTCGCGATCGGCACCGAGATCAACCTCGTGCAGCGCTTGGCCGCGCAGTACCCGCAGCACGAGATCTTCTGCCTCGACCCGGTCGTGTGCCCGTGCTCGACGATGTACCGCATTCACCCCGGCTACCTCGCGTGGGTGCTCGAGTCGCTCGTGGCGGGCCAGGTCGTCAACCGCATCACGGTCCCGGCCGATGTCGCCGAGCCCGCCACCGTCGCCCTCGAGCGCATGCTCGCGGCCAAGCCGAACGGTGCCGTGAAATGA
- a CDS encoding NUDIX domain-containing protein yields the protein MTRTSDTQGLDSGVRVAVSTVIFSVRRDAHDEPVLSLPLVRRTRDPFDGRWALPGGWLDAAEELDTAASRTLAETTGLTPSYLEQLYAFGAVDRSPTRVVSIVYWALLRSDEVDAQVAAHEREGDAPENVEWFDATDLPPLAFDHNDIVEYALWRLRNKVGYSRIAHGLLPDEFTLADLREVNETILGKRLDPANFRRQVDTSNTLIPTERFRTGSHRPARLYRYNRDVELADRGPLPSRH from the coding sequence ATGACACGAACCTCGGACACCCAGGGCCTCGACAGCGGCGTGCGCGTCGCCGTCTCGACGGTCATCTTCAGCGTCCGCCGCGACGCGCACGACGAGCCGGTCCTGTCCCTGCCCCTCGTCCGCCGCACGCGCGACCCCTTCGACGGTCGGTGGGCGTTGCCCGGGGGCTGGCTCGACGCCGCCGAAGAGCTCGACACCGCAGCATCCCGAACCCTGGCCGAGACGACGGGCCTCACCCCCAGCTACCTCGAGCAGCTCTACGCGTTCGGAGCCGTGGACCGCTCCCCCACCCGCGTCGTGTCGATCGTGTACTGGGCGCTGCTGCGCTCCGACGAGGTCGACGCCCAGGTCGCCGCGCACGAACGCGAGGGCGACGCGCCCGAGAACGTCGAGTGGTTCGACGCAACCGACCTCCCGCCGCTGGCGTTCGACCACAACGACATCGTCGAGTACGCCCTCTGGCGTCTGCGCAACAAGGTCGGCTACAGCCGGATCGCGCACGGCCTCCTCCCCGACGAGTTCACGCTCGCCGACCTCCGCGAGGTGAACGAGACGATCCTCGGCAAGCGCCTGGACCCCGCGAACTTCCGCCGTCAGGTCGACACCTCGAACACCCTCATCCCGACCGAGCGCTTCCGCACCGGAAGCCACCGCCCCGCCCGTCTGTACCGCTACAACCGCGATGTGGAGCTCGCCGACCGCGGCCCGCTCCCCTCCCGTCACTGA
- a CDS encoding MarP family serine protease: MAVVDIVLIVVLAIALLVGLSRGFLATIGFFAGLALGALAAFWVTPFVGQWVAEPAWRGPAMVGAGVLLLLLGAGLGSAVGQMFRRGADRIKLRIPERLLGGVVNVAAAALAISFVSGSLIPAGMPVVSAALGSSAVVRTIDDITPAPVRAAIAELRGNVLADGLPRLGQLIQIGPVPTAPDIALDDPALTEAAQSVARISGTAYACGVTSSGSGFVAGDGRLITNAHVVAGVDTPLVELPGQPAREGRVVYFDPADDLAVVAVDGLDAKPLPVVSTLDVGAAAVVQGYPYGGPFTSGSAQVLSVGTVPVPDIYDGQSTPREIYALGAVIRPGNSGGPLLTPSGDVAGVVFARSDSDENVGYAMTPAELEPVMAQLDSLSTPVASGACIPR; encoded by the coding sequence GTGGCTGTTGTCGACATCGTGTTGATCGTCGTGCTGGCGATCGCACTCCTCGTGGGGCTGTCGCGGGGATTCCTCGCAACGATCGGCTTCTTCGCGGGATTGGCACTGGGCGCGCTCGCCGCGTTCTGGGTGACGCCGTTCGTCGGCCAGTGGGTCGCCGAACCCGCGTGGCGTGGACCCGCCATGGTCGGCGCGGGTGTGCTCCTCCTCCTGCTCGGGGCCGGTCTCGGCAGCGCCGTGGGGCAGATGTTCCGACGTGGTGCCGACCGCATCAAGCTGCGCATCCCCGAGCGACTCCTGGGCGGGGTCGTTAACGTCGCTGCAGCGGCCCTCGCCATCTCGTTCGTGTCCGGCTCGTTGATCCCCGCCGGGATGCCGGTGGTCTCCGCCGCGCTGGGGTCGTCGGCCGTCGTCCGCACGATCGACGACATCACCCCCGCCCCCGTCCGCGCGGCGATCGCGGAACTGCGCGGTAACGTCCTCGCCGACGGCCTTCCGCGGCTGGGTCAGCTGATCCAGATCGGTCCGGTGCCGACGGCTCCCGACATCGCGCTCGACGACCCCGCTCTGACGGAAGCGGCGCAGTCGGTCGCCCGCATCTCCGGCACGGCCTACGCGTGCGGTGTCACCTCGAGCGGATCCGGCTTCGTGGCGGGCGACGGCCGACTGATCACGAACGCCCACGTGGTCGCGGGTGTCGACACTCCGCTCGTCGAACTTCCCGGTCAGCCCGCGCGCGAGGGCCGCGTGGTCTACTTCGACCCGGCCGACGACCTGGCCGTGGTGGCGGTCGACGGCCTGGATGCCAAGCCCCTCCCGGTCGTCTCCACTCTCGACGTGGGAGCTGCCGCCGTCGTCCAGGGGTACCCGTACGGCGGGCCTTTCACCTCCGGCAGCGCGCAGGTGCTGTCGGTGGGGACCGTGCCCGTTCCGGACATCTACGACGGGCAGTCGACCCCGCGTGAGATCTACGCGCTCGGCGCGGTGATCCGTCCCGGCAACTCGGGTGGTCCTCTTCTCACACCGTCCGGCGATGTCGCCGGCGTCGTCTTCGCGCGGTCCGACTCCGACGAGAACGTCGGATACGCGATGACGCCCGCCGAGCTCGAGCCCGTGATGGCCCAACTCGACTCGCTGTCGACGCCCGTGGCATCCGGAGCCTGCATCCCGCGCTGA